GGAATCCCCGTGCCGGAAGGCGGTGCCAATCCCCCCGAGAAGAAACCCGAGAAGGCGACTCCCCTGGTCCTTGGAGATGCGGGGAAGCTGTGGGCGAAGGTCCACCGCCGCAACTTTAACCCGTTGGCGAAGGAGGCGACCGAGAAGCCGACCGCAGAAGAGTTGGCCCGCGTCGGCGACTTCGTCGCCAACGAGCCGCTGGCGGGTGCGCCGACCGACTTCTTCTTTGCCCTGGCCGACCACGACCACGTGAACGTGGTCGCCGTCCTTCCCGACGACATCATCCAGCGGGGCTCGTTCATGTTGCCGGGCGACCGATTGACCTTGGAGTACGTCGGCCGTCGGATCTTTGGCGATCCCAAGGCATCGTTTCAGGACAGCCCTATGGTGATGGCCAAGTCAGACTCCTGGCTGACCGCCACCCCCGCGGACCAGGGGCGGACCCGCCGCGACCGCGTGGACCGTGTCGCCGTCTCTGCCGCGGTCAAGAAGATCCGGGCCTCCGCATGGACAAACCTCGACACCATGGCCGAGTTCGTCGCGAGCGTGCCCGAGGAGGCTGCCGGCACCGTCACCGATTGGACCTGGCCGCTCGTCGACATGAAGAGCTTCGGCAGCGTCTTTGGCGGAGCGGGGATGGAAAACGACTGGATGCGCCTTTGGGGTCTGCTGGACCCGGGGACACGGCTGTCGCTGCGCCGGGGCGGCTCGGTGTCGTTCGCCGCCGTGCCCGAGGCGGCGCGCAAAGAGATCGCCAAGCGTGTCTTTGGCCCGCGGGCCTTCCTGGCGCCGTTCCCCAAGCCCAAGGGCTCCAGCGACCTCCAGATCATGAACTCCATGATGTTGGGGATGGCGATGGGAATGGAAAACGGCGGCAGCCTGGCCGACGAGCCGACCGAAGCCCTGCCCAATGGTCTGGACATGAGGGGCAGCCTCGCCTCACAGTCGTACCAGGAGGACTATCTGATGCTTTCTGGCGCGGAACTGGGGTTCATGGAGACGGCGGCCCTCGGGCTTGAGGAATACGCCTTCTTCGACCTCCTGACCCACATGCCGGGCGTGCCCCAGGAAGCGGAGTCCCTGGCGTCGGCCAAGTTGAGGTCGGGCAGGCGGACGACGATGAGGCTCCGTGCCGAGGTCGTCCCCAACCGGGGGTTCCAGGGCATGCTCATGGACCCCGAAAAGCCCTCGGACACTGAATTCACCGCGGCGAACATGCCGCCCGACTTGAAGGCGACGATGGAGAGCAAGAAGGACATGATCAGGAAGAGCCCGATGATGAAGCTCCTGAGCCTGGGGTTCAGCAGGATGGGACAGCAAGGCGAGGCGCCGCCGCCCTAGCCCATGTGTGCCCGATACCTCTACATCAACGGACGCCTGATCCGAGACGACTTCGGGGTCGTGGAACTCCCCGAGTTTGCTCCGACCTACAACGCCGCGCCGACCCAGTGGATGCCGGTCGTCCTCGCCGACGGGGACAGACGGGTCGCCCGGCTCCACCGCTGGGGGCTGGTGCCCCCATGGGCCAAGGACTTGTCGTTTGCCACGAGCGCGATCAACGCTCGAGGGGAGACCTTGGCGGAAAAGCCCGCCTTCCGCGGCGCTTTCGCCCACCGACGGTGCATCGTGCCGGCGGACGGCTTCTATGAGTGGCATACCGAAGGCAGGGCCAAGACGCCCTACCTGGTCCGCCGGAAGGACGGGCGGCGGCTCGCCATGGCCGGCCTTTACGAGGTGTGGACAGGCCCCGACGGCGAGGTGCCCACGTTCACGATCGTCACCACAGAGGCCAACGGACAGATGACGTTTTTCCACGACCGCATGCCGGTGATCCTTGAAGAGGAAGACTGGGAGGCATGGCTCGCCTCCGGCCATGTTCCCGGCCCGGCCGTACAGGGCCTGGTCAAGCCGTTCGCGGGCGAGCTTGACCTGACTCCCGTGAACAAGGGAGTCGGCAACCCCCGGCTGGACGGGCCGGAACTGCTCGTCCCCGACCCGCCGTCCCAGACGACCCTGTTTTGAACGGACGTCAGTAGCGGATCAGAGAAGTGACGGGGTAGCCGAGGAGGTTCTTGTGGCCTTCGAGGAACGACAACTCCACCAAGAACCCCATGCCGCAGACGTTGCCGCCGAGGCGTTCGACCAACCGCGCGCAGGCCGCTGCCGTGCCTCCGGTGGCGAGCAGGTCGTCGACCACATACACCCTTTGGCCGGGGTTCACCGCGTCCATGTGCATCTCGACAATGTTGGTGCCGTACTCCAGCGCGTACTCCTCGCTGATCCGCTCATAAGGCAACTTGCCGAACTTCCGCGCCATCGAGAACGGCAGACCCAGCTCCAGGGCGATCGGCGTCCCAAAGATGAACCCGCGCGACTCGATGCCGACGATGCATTCGGCCCCGTGGGCCTTGGCGTCAGCGGCCAGCAGACTCACCGCCTCCTGGAACGCCGCGGGGCTCTGAAGGACCGGTGTCACGTCCTTGAACAGGATCCCGGGCTTGGGGAAGTCAGGGACGTCACGGATCAGCGACTCGGCAAGGATGCTGGGCACGGGGGGACGATACCCGCGTCAGGGTTCGACGTCGACCCCTGGGTCCCAACCTTGCTCGCTGGCCCGCATCAGGACTTTGACGTGCATCGGCCGGTCGACGCGGCTCTGGCAGCTCAGCCGGAACTCACCAAGGACGCCGTCCTCCTCCAGGCAGTCGTGCTCCTTCTCGCGCATCGGCGGCTCTTCGCTCAAAAACTGGACGCGGCAAGTCGTGCACCGGGCGTTGCCCCCGCACCGGTGGCTGATGTCCACCCCGCTCTGTTCGATTGCCAAAACGAGCTTCGTGCCCTCTTCAATATCAAATGTCCCAAAGCCTTCAACCGTGACGGGGTGGGTCGCCATACAACCTGGGAGCGTACCAGGCCGGTGGTCTAGAATCCTGGCGTGGTCAACCAAGAACGGCTCCTCGCCCTGTTCCGTGAGCTCGTGCTGCTCGACGCCCCGTCGCTCCACGAACGGGCCAGCGTCGACCGGGTCAAAGAGATCCTCGCCGAGATGGGATTGGACCCCGTGGAAGACGACGCGGGAGCGGCCATCGGCGGAGACGCGGGCAATGTGGTCGCGGTGCTGAAGGGGAACAAGCCGGGGGCGCCACGGGTGTTCCTCAGCGCCCACTTCGACACCGTCGAGCCGACGAAAGGTCTGGTGCTGGTCGAGAAGGACGGGGTGATCAGCAGTGACGGCACGACGATCCTTGGCGCCGACGACAAAGGCGGTATGGCCCCGGCCATCGAGGCGGTGCGAATGCTCCAAGAGTCTGGAGTCGAGCACGGTGACGTCGTCCTGCTCTTTAGCGTGGCAGAAGAGGTCGGGCTCCGTGGGGCGGCCCACCTGAAAATCCAAGACCTCGGCCTCGACTTCGGCTATGTCCTTGACACCGGCCCGCCGGTCGGCACGTTCGTCACCCGCACGGCCACCCATGACAAGCTGGACGTCACGATCTTGGGCAAGCCTGCCCACAGCGGCAAGGACCCCGAAAAAGGAATCAACGCCATCCAGGTCCTCGCCGACGCGGTCGCGCCGATGCGCTTGGGCCGTATCGGGCCCGAGACCACGGCGAACTTCGGCATTGTCGAGGGCGGCACGGCGGTCAACGTGGTCTGCCCCTCCGTCCGGCTGCGCGGCGAGGCCCGCAGCACCGACGTCGCCGAACTGGACCGACAAATCGACCACATGCTCCAATGCCTGGAGGCCGCGGCGCGGAAATGGGGGGCCGAACTCAAGGTGGTCCACGACCGGCACTACGACGCCTACCTCGTCCCCGAGGACAGCACGGTCGTCCAGGTGGCCCAAAGGGCAAGCCGCAATTTGGGCTTCGACCCGGCCTTACGCACCACCCTGGGCGGCAGTGACGCCAACGCCTACAACGCCAAAGGGGTGCCATGCATCGTCTTGGGCACCGGCATGGACAAGATCCACACCCATGAAGAGTACATTCGAGTCCAGGACCTTGTCGACACGGCGCGTCTTGCCTACGAGTTGGTCGTCGAAGCGGCGAAAGGCTAGGTCGGACGCGTAGACGCCGGGAGGCAAGCCGTGCTATCTTTGGTCACGTCGCTCTTGCTTGCGCGGGGTCGACAGAGGATCACGGATGAAAGCGATCGCAAAAGTCTTCGTCGGCCTGGCCCTGGGTGCCGGCCTCTCGGCCGCCGCTATGGCCCAATACAACAAACCGGTTGGTCTTTCCGTCCATGCCGGGTTGTTCTTCACCAGTTCGGACACGGCCAACAGCGTCGAGGGCCGGACGTGGTTCATCATCGGCGGCGACTACAAGTTGGGTGACATGACCTACGGCGGCAGCCAAGCCACCTACGGCATTGGCTTCGACTACATCGGCAAGGGCAGCTTCTCGAGCGTGCCTCTGTTCCTGACCTACACGGTGCACTTCCCCGAGGTGTACGTCGGCGCCGGTGTCGGCCCTGCGTTCAACCACTACAATGACGGCGTCACCGCTGGTTCGAACACCGACTTTGGCTTTGGGTTGAAGATCGGCCGTGACCTCAACTATGGCAAGACGCCGGCCTTCATCGAGGCCAAGTACTTCGGCGGCAGCCGACGCGAGCTCTCCGGCTTCGCGATCGTCGCCGGCGTCCGGTTCTGACATTCGTTTCGCGTGCCGCCGGGGCCGGACCGGCCCGGCGGCACGGCGAGGTCCCACTGTCAACTGAACAATTCCAGACGGCGTTCGTCCGGTCTCATACGGATGAGTCGTTCCCTTGGAGTGGCAAGTTTGGCGCCTGGTAAGAAAATCGACGCAGCGAGCGAACAGGCCCTTTTAGAGCAGGTGCGCGGGCAAGACCTGGACGCCTTCTCGAAAATCGTCGATGCCTACCAAGCCCGCATTTATGGGTTCGTCAAGCGCATGGTGCGCTCCGACGAGGAGGCCCTCGACATCTCCCAGGAGGTCTTCATCCGTGCGTTTCAGGCCGTCGACCGGTTTGACGGGCGCTCCGGGCTCCGCACCTGGCTGTTCCGCATCGCCCACAACCTCTGTGTCGACCGCGCCCGCCGCAACGAGCGGGCCCCGTCGTTCGTCAGCCTAGAACCGACCGAAAGCGACGACGGGCCGCGTGAAGTCGCCGACGAGCGGTGGAACCCCGAACACGCGGTCTTGCAAGACGAACTTCGGGACGTGGTGGACGCTGCGCTCGCCACGATGAGCGAGAAGTTGCGGACCGTCCTCCTCTTGCACGACAAGGAAGACATGGGATATGAAGAGATATCGAAGACGGTGGACGTGCCGGTCGGCACGGTCAAGAGTCGACTCTTCTTGGCAAGGGCTCACTTGCAAGAGCATGTGGGCCAATATTTAGCGAAGAGATAACGTGATGCTGGACAAGGAAATTTTGCGCAAACTCAGGGAAGAGCAGCCTTTGACTGCCGCCGAGACGTTGCGCCTGGACGAGTCGCTGGAGGCCGGCGCGTCCCGGGCCCATCAACTCTTGGACGGTCTGGACGACGCCGCGCCGAGCTACGCATGGCGCAGCAGCCTGAACCAGCGGCTTGTCTCGACCAAGCGGCATCACGCCCCGCGTCTGAAGCTTTTCATCGGTTGGGCCGGTGGCCTGACCGCCGTCGCCGCCTCTGCCTTGGCGATGGTCATGACCCAAAACTCCGCCAAGCCGACGCCAGCCCCCGACCACGGCCCCTTGGCCAAGAGCGTGACGCCCAGTTCATTCGAAGAGACCCTGGTGTCATCGCACCTGCAAGGCGCGAACCAGTCTAGCGTCAGCACGGTGCCCGTCCAGTCTGCATACGACCAGGTGTTCGATTGGTCCAAGCTCGACAAGTCCTGACTTTCGGTTGGGTCTTGATCGCCTCGGCGGCCCTGGCCCAAGGCGGCCCGCCCGGCCCTCCCGAGGGGGCGACCCCCGCGATGCGCAAGGCGTTTTCCGCCGGCCCCCGTCTGCGCCTGGCCGGAAAGCGCACGGTGGTCTTCGGGCGAAGCAAAGAAAGGCTGACCGAGCGCATCCTGCAGTCCGGAAGCCGGCTGAGGATCGAGTCTTCAAACGGCACGGTCACCCTGATCACTGGGTCGGAGAGGTCGGTGTATGACCCGACCAAGAACGAGATTTACAAGACGCACGACCCCTACGGACTGATGAACTACGGGTTCTTGCCCATGTCCGGCGGCCCGATGGCGGGGGCCAGGTTCAAAGAGTCCGACGGAGGCGAGGTGGCGGGCCGCCCGACCAGGCTCGTCGTCGTCAGCGGCCGGCACGGCGAAGTCTTCTTCAAGAGCCATATCGACACCTGGAAGGGCGCCATTCTCAAGTCCGAGGTCTTCGGGCCCGGCGGCCGCCTCATCATGTCGTTCGAGTACAGCCAGGTCAAGTACGACGTGGACATTCCCGAGCGTGCGTTTCAGCTCAAGTTCCCCGGGGCGAAGACGGTCACTGTCCGTGACGAGATCGTCAAACTGGCGGCAAAGATGGGCATCAAGCCCTATGTCCTGGACCGGGACTGTGGCCTTCGGTTGGAGAACGCAAGGCTGTTCGAAGCCGACGGGCGTCAGGTCATGCGGCAGACCTACGCAGGGCGGCGCCTGAAGGTCTCCTTGTTCCTGTGCAAGGGTTCGGTGAACCCGGAGAAGCTGACCCGCTACGGCGGCGACCGCCTGCGTTCAAGGGTTTGGCATATCGGTGAACTGACCCTTGTCCTTGTTGGTGACGCCAAGGACTCGGAGTTAGCCAGGCTCCAGGGCCAGGTCACGGAGCAACGTGAGTAGTCACCTGCTCGTCATAATCCAGTGAAGTGGCGGTGTCCTCGATAGACCGTGCGGCGACTCCGAAGCCGGGGAAGCGCTGGGTGCGAGGGCTCAAGATCGCCGGCGTCGTCGTCGTGATCCTTGGGTCGGTGCTCTTCGTCGTCGGTTCGGCCTTGTGGCAGAACCGGTTGGAGAAAGCGGCGTTGATGGTCCCGCACCTCTCGGACTACATCCACGAGATCGACACCAAACCCAGTGTCTTGCTCAGCGAAGACGGCCAAGTCCTCTTTCAGGAGTCGCCCCAGAACCGGGAGTACGTCACGAGGGACAAGATCCCCAACTCCGTCATCTACGCGATCTTGGCCGCCGAGGACAAACGCTTCTACCAGCACACCGGCGTCGACGTCTACGCGATCGGGCGGATCCTCGGCAACGCCGCCAAGGGAGCGAAGACCCCCGGTGGCGCCTCGACCCTGACGATGCAGATCGCCAAGAAGGTCTTCACCGGTGACGAGTACTCCCTGGACCGCAAGATCAACAACATGGCCCTCGCCACGATGATCGAGCGGATGCGGACGAAGGACCAGATCCTCGAGCTGTATCTCAATGAGATGTTCTTTGGGCACGGTGCCTACGGCATCGCGGCCGCGGCCCGGGTCTACTTCAACAAGTCGCTGGACGAACTGACCGTCGCCGAGGCGGCGACGCTGGCCCGTTGCGTCCGGGCGCCGAGCCGCGAGAACCCGATCGACGACCCTGAGGCCGCCCTTGAAAACCGGAACGTGGTCCTCAAGATCATGGAGGAAGAGGGCTTCATCTCTTCGGACGTCTATGAGAAGGCTAGGGAAGAGAAGCTCAACGTATACAAGCGTGAGAAGGGGGAGTCCCGCTCCCGCAAGCGGATGCCCTACTTTGTCGACTATGTGCTCCTTCAAGAGCTGAAAGAGGTCGCTCCCGAAGTCGATTTCGCGTCGGGCGGATACCGGATCGAGACGACCGTCAACACCGGGCTTCAAGCCAAAGTCCAGGAAGTCTTCAACAAAACCTTGCGCTCTTACCGTGGCGCAAAGGTCAACATGGGGGCGTTCCTGTGCATCGACACGGACGGCAAGATCCTCGCCATGATCAGCGGCCAGGATTACAAGAAGGACCAGTACAATTTGGTCACCCGGGCCAAGCTTCAGCCCGGTTCCGCGTTCAAGCCGTTCGTCTATTCCACCGCGTTCGAGAACGGGGTGTTGAGCCCCTACGGCGACGTCAACAACAACACGTTCATGATCCGGGACGGGCGCCATTCCCGTCCGATCAAGTCGGGCGGCCCCAAGGGGATGGTCAGCGTCCGTAGCGCCTTCTCCCAGTCGTACAACAGCGCGGCGATGTGGGCCCAGGAAGCTGCGGGGCTCAGCAACGTCATGCAAAAGTCCCGTGAAGCCTTCGGTTTCAAGTACCTGAAGGACGGGGTCAAGACGACGGCGATCGGCGCCAACACGGTGACGATCATGGAAATGGCGTCGGCGTACAGCGTCTTCCAGCAGGACGGCTATCGGGTCCGCCCCTTCGCGATCAAGCGGATCATCGGGCCCGACGGCACCGTGATCCATGAGTTCTCGGGCACCAAGATCGGGCGTGTCGTCAGCGCCGACACGGCTGCGGGCATCGATTACCTGATGCGGGCCGTCGTGACAAGCGGGAGCGGCCGCGACGCCAGCGGCGTCCCCAACGCCCACGGCAAGACGGGGACGACAAGCGACTACAAGGACGCGTGGTTCTGCGGCTACACCAACCGCTTTGTGGGCATCGTGTGGCTCGCCAGCCAGGTCACCCGGGCCGACGGCAGCAAGAAGCGGCTCGCTATGGACGGGGTGTATGGCGGCCAGTACAGTTGCCCGCTCTGGGCCAAGCTGATGACCGTCGTCCAAGACGAACTTGGCGAGTCCGGCCCGCGGCACCCACGCCGCTCGCAGCCCGAGCCGTCCGAAGAGCCGCCCCAGGAAGACGTGCCCGAGGCGCCGGCCGGCGACACCCCCGAGATGGACACTCCCGAAGCCGGTGCGCCCGTCGAGGAGACTGAGGAACCCAAGGGCAAGACAACCGAGCCTCCGACGCCGACCGACGACGGCGGCACTGTCCCTGAGGCGACCCGCCCGGCCGGTCCCCGGGCCGAGCCCCCCGACACCAAGTCACGCGGCGTCGTGTACGTCGAGGTTTGCGCCGACACCGGGCTCAGGGCCACGCTGTACTGTCCAGAAAGGGTCAAGCGTGCCTTTGTGAAGGGGACCGAGCCCAAATCGAGGTGCACGGTCCATGGCGGTTGAGCAGCGTCAGAAGCTGGTCCTCGTCGTCGTCGCGGCGTTCTTCGCCCTGTTTGTCGTCCAGTTGGGCAGGATCCAGTTGTTAGGCGACACGAGGCCCCTGACCCTGGCCCACGAGAAGTCGCCCTCCGGACACCGCTCCGCCATCCAGCGACAGGAGGGTCATGTCGCGCCGACCAAGGAGCCGCCGCTTCCACAGCGGGCACGACGCTTCATCGGCAAAGTTTGGAAGAAGCTGGGGGCGGCCTGACGTGTCGGTGATCCACGCGCCCGAGCAGACCCCCCTCGACGCCCGGCTGCTCGCCGTGCCCGCCGTCTTGGTCGTCGCCTTTGCCGGTTTCATCGTCAAGCTGTGGAACCTCCAAGTGGTCCAGTCAGCGGACGTGATCGACCGGGCGGGGAAGACCGCCGTGATGTCGGACACGAGCCTGGCCCCGCGGGGCCGGATCGTGGATCGGGCCGACCGGCCTGTGGCCGACGTGAGGCAGGAACTGGTCGTCGTCGCCAAGCTGAGTGTTATCAGCAAGTTGCTCAAGGATGACCCGGCGGCTATCGACGAGGCGGCCTCGTTGCTCGGGCTCACCAAAGAGGCCATCCTCAAGAAGCTGGAACGCGACCAGACCCGCCGTGACCTGTGGACTCCGGTGAGCGTGGGGGTCTCGACCGAGGTCGCGAGCAAATTCGTCGAGAACCCCGACCGCTTCCCCGGCTTTGACATCCGGTCGACGCCCATGCGGAGCTATTGGGACACGACGAGCCTGGCCCACATCCTGGGCTACGTCTGGACGCCGAACGACAAGGTGGACGAGTCCCTCCGCGCCCAGGGGGTGACCCCGGCCGAATACGTCGGACGGGCCGGACTGGAGCAACAGTACGAACTGGCCCTTATGGGTAAGCCGGGGAGCGAAAAGTTCGGTATAGACGCGAAGAGACGCCCGATCCGCTACCTAGGCAGTGACGAGCCGGTGCCGGGAAAGAAGCTGGTGCTGAGCATCGACCTGGAACTCCAGCGCCTGGCCAACCGGTTGCTGGACGGGCACCGTGGTGCGGTCGTCGCCCTTGACCCCCAGACTGGGGGGGTGCTGGCCCTGGCGAGCTCGCCGAACTACGACGCAAAGGTGTGGCAGGGCGGCATCAGCCACGACGACTACCAGCGTCTGCTCGACGACCCTGGCAAGCCCCTCTATGACCGCGGGTTCCAGGCGAGCTATGCACCGGGGTCGACGTTCAAGGTCGTCACCTCCATTGCCGCGCTCCGGGCCGGGGTGCTGGACCCCAGCCACGCCATCGTGTGCCCCGGTTACCTCGCGGTCGGTCGTCGCCGTATGAAGTGCGAGAACCACGGCCCTGGCGCGGTGCTCGACTACCGGCTCGCCCTGACCAAGTCGTGCAACACCTACTTTGGCGATTTGGCCCGCAAGGCCGGCATCGAGCAGATGCGGAAGGCGTGCGCAGATTTGGGCCTGGGCGAGCGGACCGGCCTGGACGTGCCTGGTGAAGGCAGCGGCTTTGTCTCCTCGCCGGAGTGGCTGGAACGCATGGTCGCCAAGGGGGCCAAACACGGTTGGTACGAAGGTGACACGGTGAACATGGGCATCGGCCAGGGTGAACTGGCCGTGACCCCGCTCCAAATGGCGGAGGTCGCCAGCCTGGTCGCCAACCGCGGCGTTTCTTACCGCCCGCATGTTGTCAAGGCGATCGTCGACCCCCAGACCAAGGAGAGCACCGACGTGGCCAAACAAGTCTTGGGCAAGGTCGACGCCCCGGGATGGTTCTGGTCTGCTCTGACGGGGGCGATGAACAACGTCATCGAGGGGGGCACGGCCCGGTCAGCCCAGATACCCGGCCTCTCCTGGGCGGGCAAGACCGGATCGGCCGAGAACGACCCTCGCAAGGCCACCCACGCCTGGTTCATCGGGTTTGCTCCCCTTGACAACCCCAAGATCGCGGTCTGTGTCCTGATTGAAAACGGTGGGCATGGCGGTGACGTCTCGGCCCCCATCGCCCGCCAGGTCGTCGCCCGCTACCTGGGTTTGGACAAGGACGCGAGCGCCTCGACAAAGCCCTGACCGTCTTGGTCCGCTTGAGCGGCCTTCTCTGTTTGGCCGGCGTCCTTGAGCGCCTGGGCGTACTGCGCGTTGGCCGCTTGGCCGCTCTGGACGATTTCGACGGCCCGGTCGATGTCGATGCCGCCCAGGTTTCCGGTGGCAATGACACCCGGCACCGTGGTCGCGACAAAGCGCTTGTACCCCTCGGTCGCCTCACCCAAGAGCCGGGCCTTCTCCGCTTTGTCTTGGGTGTGTCCCGCCAGGTAGACCCGGGCCTCGAACGTCTCCGTGGGGACGATCTCGGGGATCGCGCGGACCAAGTAGCTCGGTTTCTGCTCGACTTCGATGAGTTGTCGTGCCGTGGCCGCCGCAGACTCCTTGTCTCCCATTTGGTCATAGGTGCGCATGAGTTCGGCTAGGGTGGGCAGGCCGTTCGGGTCGTAGGTCAAGGCGAGCCGTAGGGAGGAGACGGCCGCGGCCGGCTTACCGGCCTGCGCCTGGGTCCTGGCGAGGGCCCTGAGCACCTTGGTACGGGGGTATTTCTTGGCCGCCTCGGTCAGACGTTCCAGGCGTTCCTCGGCGGTGCGGCTGCCATAGATACCGAGGAGGTAGGTCGCTTCGGGGTCGTTGACCGACTTCAGCCGTTCGGCCGCGTCGGCCAGTTCTGGAGTCCCCAGGGCCGACACAAACGATGCCTTGGCCACTTCCTGCTGACCGGCCAAAACCATCGCGACCATCGGCACCAGGCAACAGGCCACCGCGACCGCCACCCGCACCCATGACGGTGACCACTCGGGCGACGAAAGGTCGTCGGCGAGCTGGACGCCGACTCCCAAGACGATGAAGAAGGTCAAGCCCAAGCCCAGGTAGTAGACGTTGCTCTCGAAGAACCCGTGCGCGCACCAGGCCAGGACCGCGGCGACGACGGCGGCTTTTAGCACCCGCCTTGAGTCCGGCTCGGTGCCGTGGGTGGGCAACGCCTTGGCGAACCATTGGACGAGGAAAAGGACGAAGGCGGCGAGGGCAAGCCACGTGCCCTCGGCGGCGATTTGGAGGAATGTCTGGTGGGCAAAGACGGTCTGGTCGCTCAGGCCCGGTTGGGCCGAATAGAAGCGGAAGTTGCCCGCCCCGACACCGGTCGGGTGAGTCACCGCGATCTGGACCGCCGACTTCCAGAGGTTCTTGCGGAAGTCCTCGCTCTGGACTTGGGTCGCCGACGCCTGGAATACCCGGGGCGCCGCTTGGGCGCCGACGGCAAGGTTAGGGCGGGCCGACCGGGCCAGCGCCGGGCCCCCGACGGCGATGACGGCGGCCAACGCCAAGGTGACCGCGGTCCCCAGGGCCAAGGGCTTGGGTCGCTTGACCACGAACGCCATCGCGACCAGGCCGAGGAGACCGACGGCCAGGGCGCCGAGTCCTCCCTTGGACTGGGTGAACCAGAGCGTGGCGACGGCCAACGCGCCGCCGATCCATGACGCCCAGCGAAGCGGGCCTTTCAAGGACGAACCGAGCCCGATCGCCAGGAGGGCGCCGCCGACCACCAGGCTGGCGACTCCGTTCGGGTTGTTCCAACCGGCAAAGACGCGCCAAGTCGGGTTTGTCGCCGCTTCGGCCAGGTATTCGACGACACCCTTGTATCCGACCACGGCGCAACCGGCCACGACCGCGCCGAGGACGAGGGTGGTCCCTCGCTCCCGGCCCACACACGTGACGGTGAGGCCGAACGCCCCGGCATAAAGCATCCACGACCACCACGTCGAGAGCCCGACGGCGGCGAAGCTGGACATCGCGGAGGACAAGCCGAGCAGGCCGACAAGGGCGAACAGGGCGAGCACCATCGACACGGGCGGGACAGGGAGCACCTGACGCTTGACCAAGGTGTAGGCGA
This window of the Fimbriimonadaceae bacterium genome carries:
- a CDS encoding O-antigen ligase family protein, which gives rise to MKGLRPEAVALALAAFLAPVIGGQVSQEPTPLSQNLLAEVLGGPALPLMARALLGVLVLGALAYTLVKRQVLPVPPVSMVLALFALVGLLGLSSAMSSFAAVGLSTWWSWMLYAGAFGLTVTCVGRERGTTLVLGAVVAGCAVVGYKGVVEYLAEAATNPTWRVFAGWNNPNGVASLVVGGALLAIGLGSSLKGPLRWASWIGGALAVATLWFTQSKGGLGALAVGLLGLVAMAFVVKRPKPLALGTAVTLALAAVIAVGGPALARSARPNLAVGAQAAPRVFQASATQVQSEDFRKNLWKSAVQIAVTHPTGVGAGNFRFYSAQPGLSDQTVFAHQTFLQIAAEGTWLALAAFVLFLVQWFAKALPTHGTEPDSRRVLKAAVVAAVLAWCAHGFFESNVYYLGLGLTFFIVLGVGVQLADDLSSPEWSPSWVRVAVAVACCLVPMVAMVLAGQQEVAKASFVSALGTPELADAAERLKSVNDPEATYLLGIYGSRTAEERLERLTEAAKKYPRTKVLRALARTQAQAGKPAAAVSSLRLALTYDPNGLPTLAELMRTYDQMGDKESAAATARQLIEVEQKPSYLVRAIPEIVPTETFEARVYLAGHTQDKAEKARLLGEATEGYKRFVATTVPGVIATGNLGGIDIDRAVEIVQSGQAANAQYAQALKDAGQTEKAAQADQDGQGFVEALASLSKPR